The DNA region GGCTGACGCCCGCGGGTACGCGGATGCTGCGGTACGTGACGGACCGCAGGGCGGCGGAGGAGGCACTGGCGGCGGCGGTCGCCGAGAAGACGGACGAGTCGGCCCCCACGACGAGCCGTCCCCCGGACCAGGACGAGGCTCGGTACCAGGACCCAGACCCGGGCCCGGCGCCGGACAAGCAGCAGGCCCCGGACCCGGGCCCGGATCACGACAGGGACCCGGTCACCGCCGTGCTCGCGGTGGAGTCGCTGAACGTGGCCTACTCCCAGCTCCTCGCCCTGGGCCCGGAGTGCGAGGTGCTCGAACCCCCGGCGCTGCGCGCCCGGTTCGCGGAGGCGGCCAGGCGCACGGCCGCGTTCTACGAACCCGGCGCGAGCACACCCTCGCAGGACCCCGGCGACAGCCGGTCGTGAAAGCCCGGTGGCCGCTCGTGAGGGCCCTCAGCGGTAGCCGGTCACATCCGCGGGCTTGCCCTCCTGTTCCACCTCGGCGATGTAGCGCCATGCGTCGGGCGCCGAGCCGTCGGCGTCGGCGAAGCCGTACTCCTGGGCGAGTCCGCCGCTTGAGAGCGAACACCCGTTGAACCGCGACACGTCCGGGTCCGCCGCGAGCGCGGTCACGGCCCGTCCCACGAAGAGCGGCGACTCCGAGATCGCGAAGTGCGGGTTCTGCGCGGTCCCTTCGCGCCAGTTCTCCTCGGTGACCTTGAAGGCGGTGTCGAGCATGAACTCGGAGCGCAGCCAGCCCGGCGTGAGGCAGACCGCGGTCGCGCCGTGCTCGGGAAGCTCCTGTGCCAGGGCACGGGCCATCCTCAGCGGCGCGTACTTGGCCAGGTCGTAGTAGAAGGGCTTGCGGTAGCGGGGACCGTTGAACTCCTCGGTGCCGTCGGTGACTTCGACGACGAGGCCGCCCGGCCGCCGGATCAGCAGCGGAATCGCAAAGCGGCTCGTGACGATGTGGCTCTCGACGCCGAGACGCAGAATGCGCAGGCCCTGCTCCAGGTCGTGCTCCCACATCTTGCTGTCCCACTGCACCAGACGGTCGCCGCCCCAGATGTCGTTGACGAGGACGTCCAGGCGCCCCTGCTCGCGGTCGATGCGCTCGATCAGTTCCCGTACCCGGTCGGGTTCCAGATGGTCCGTGGGCACGGCGACGCCTGTGCCTCCCGCCTCCTCGATCAGTTCGGCCGTGCCCTCGATGGTCTCGCTCGCGCGCCCGACCTCGCTGAGGTGTTCGCGGGTGGTGCGGCCCGTCGCATAGACCGTCGCGCCCGCTCTGCCCAACTCCACGGCCATGGCGCGTCCGGCTCCGCGTGTGGCGCCCGCGACCAGCGCGACCTTGCCCGTCAGTGCCCCTGTCGTACTCACTGTCCGTCCTCTCCGCCTTCGGCGTCTCCCGTCGTACGGCGGCACGCTCGCGCCGTACGGACGGCACGCTCGCACGGATACCGGACATCCTCTGTCGGGCTTCGCCGAGCACTCGCCGACAGCACCGGCACACGCGATGCATGGGATGGTCACAACAACCGCACATTGAGACCTTGACGCGCCCTGGTAACGACAAGGCGGCATCCGAGGGAGTCCACGTGCGTCTGGCGGGTACAAGGCGGATGCTGTGTTCGTGATGGACGAGACCGAGTTCTGGGCGCTGATCGATTCGACCCGCGAGGACGCCGAGGGCGACCCCGAGGAGCAGGCCGACCTGCTCATCGAGAGACTGACGCGGCTCGATCCGGACGCCGTGATGTTCTTCGCCCGGCACTTCGAGTCCCGCTACAACCGCGCCAACCAGTGGGACTTGTGGGCCGCGGCCTGGATTCTGCTGGACGGGGTCAGCGACGACGCCTTCGACGCGTTCCGCTGCTGGCTCATCGGACAGGGACGGCACGTCTTCGAGAGCGCCGCGCACGACGCGGACTCCCTCGCCGATGTGCTGGAGGGCTTCGACGAGGAACTGGACGGCGACGCCGAGGACCTCGGCTACGCCGCCGACGAGGCGTACGAACAGCTCACCGGCACGGTCATGCCCGACCTCGGCCTGCCCGAGCCGCCCGAGGACCCGACGGGCGTCTCCCTCAACCTGGAGGACGACACCGCCCTCGCCGAGCGCCTTCCCAAACTCTGGGACCGCTTCCGCGGCTGAACCTCACGGCGGACGCGCGGGCCGCGGGTCAGCGGGATCTCTCGTCGGCGCACCTCCGCGGGCCGTACCGCACCTCGACGACGAGCCGTCCCTCAACGTCCGCCCCGTGCGCGGAGCTTCAGCACAGCGGGCGCAGACGGCAGGATGGCCCCATGCGTATCGCGGTCACCGGTTCCACCGGTCTCATCGGCACGGCTCTCTGCCGCTCGCTCCGCGCGGACGGGCACGACATCGTGCGGCTGAGGCGCCGTTCCTCCCAGGAAGCACGGCGCTACGAGACCGCGGGCCGTGCCCCGGCGGCAGGCGGCCCGCCGCCGTCGGAGGTGATGTGGGACCCCAAGGGCCACTGGGTCGAGCCCGGCGGAACCTCCGGAACGCAAGGCCCGGGAGGCGGCCTCGCCGGGTGCGACGCCGTCGTCCATCTCGCGGGCGCGGGCGTCGGGGACCGGCGCTGGACACCGGCGTACAAGAAGGAGATCCGCGACAGCCGCGTGCTGGGCACCGCCACCATCGCCGACGCCATCGCCTCGCTCGACGACCCTCCGCGCACGCTGATCGTCGGCACGGCCATCGGCTACTACGGCGACACCGGCGACCGTGCCGTGGACGAGAACGCGCCGCACGGCGACGACTTCCTCGCGAACCTCTGCGTCGAGTGGGAGGAGGCAGCGGCGGCGGCGCAGGAGGCCGGCATCCGCACGGTCTTCGCCCGTACCGGCCTGGTCGTGGCCCGCGAGGGCGGCGCGTGGGGGCCGCTGTTCCGGCTGTTCAAGGCAGGCGTGGGCGGCCGGATGGGCAGCGGACGCCAGTACTGGAGCCACATCGCGCTGCACGACCACATCGCCGCGCTGCGTCATCTGCTGGAGCGGGACGATCTGTCGGGCCCGTTCAACCTCACCTCGCCCGAGCCGGTCACCAACCGGGAGGCCACCGCAGCCATGGGCCGCGTACTGCACCGGCCGACGCTGCTGGCCGTACCGGCGCCGGTGCTGCGGGCCGCTCTGGGCGAGTTCTCCAAGGACGTGCTGGGCAGCCAGCGGGTGCTGCCGAAGCGGCTGCTCGATTCCGGGTTCGACTTCGCGTTTCCCGCCATCGAAGACGCGGTACGCGCCGCAATGCGCTGACGGTGCGGCCTGCGTCTCCACGTGTCCCGGTCCGCGTCCCCCGGGGCGTTCCTCCGCCCCGGACGGTGCGCGTACCAGTGCCGACGGCGTGATGGAAGCGGTGTGCGACCGCTGTGCGCCCGTGCTCTGGCCGTGTGCCACTGACCGCGACCGGGCCACTGCGTAGAGTCCGGATACTCACGGTTCACCAGCGCCGGTCCGGGCAGGACGCAAGCAGCACGGAAGCAGGACGGCCCCGCACCGCGCGCCGACCACGGGAGGCATCGTGGGCTTCAGCGACATACCACCCCCCGGCCGTACACGGACCCCGGACGCAGATGTGGTCGTCGTCGGGGCGGGGCTCGCGGGCCTCGCCGCCGCGAACCATCTGACGGAGGCGGGACTCGACGTGACGGTCCTGGAGACGACCTCCCGAGTGGGCGGCCGGATGGCCACGGAACACGTCGACGGCTACCTGCTGGACCGCTCCGGGCGGCTGCTGTGCAACGACTGGCCGGAGTTCGGGCGGCTCCCCGCGCTCTCCGGGCTGGAGATGCGGCCCTTCGCACCCGGCGCCCTGCTCCGCGCCGACGGGCGTACGCACCGGATAGGCGACCTGCGGCGCGCCGTCGGACGTCTCCCCCTGGGCCTCGCGGCCAGGGACGTTCCGGCGGACGCACCGAGGACGGCGCCCTCCGACGCCACCACCCGTGCGGGCAGGGCCGAGCGGACCGACCGGCGCACAAGGGGCGCACTCACCACGGCACGCGCCCTCACCGGCGCCCGCAGCCGCACCAGTTGGGGAATCTCCCGCCGTGGACAGGGCCGGGGCCTCTCCCGCCAGGGCCAGGGCAAGACCGGCGCCCTAGACCACGCACGGCTGCGCAGCGCCCTCGCCCGATTCGCCGCCGTGCCCCGCGACCGGCTGCTCACCCGTACCGAACTCCCCGCCGCCCAGGCCCTGTCGGCCCGCGGGCTGCCCGCGCGCACCGTGGGATCGCTCGTACGTCCGCTGCTTTCCGCGCTGCTCTGCGACCCCGCGCTGACGACTTCGAGCCGTGTCGCCGATCTGACGCTGCGCGGATTCGTGCGGGGCGGCTGCGCACTCCCCGCGGGAGGCATGGCCGCCGTCCCCGAACTGCTGGCGGCGGCACTGCCGGAGGGCACCGTACGTACGGACGTCACGGCGCTGTCCGTCACCACGAACTCGGTGACCACCCGCGACCACGGCACACTCGCCTGCCGTGCCGTCGTCGTCGCCACCAACGCCGCGGACGCGGGCGAACTGCTGCCGGGGCTGCGGGTGCCGGACTTCCACCCGGTGACCGTGCTGCACCACGCGGTCGACGAGGTGCTGCCGCTGCCGCCCTCGCTGCTGGTCGACGGTGACGCGTCACGGCAGGGCCCGGTGTCGCACTCGTGGGCCGCCTCCGCGGTCGACCCCGCCCGTGCACGTCCGGGACGCTCGACCCTGGTGACCTCGGTGGTGCTGGGCGCGGCCGCCGGTGAGCCCGTCGCCGAGCTGGACGCCGCTTCCCGTACGCAGCTCGCCACGCTGCACGGCGTACCGGCCGGACGCTGGAGCCTGATCGCCGCCCATCAGGACCCGCAGGCGGTTCCGGCCATGCCGCCGCCGCACGATCTGCGCCGCCCGGTGCGGGTGCTCTCCGGTCTCTACGTGTGCGGGGAGCACCGCGACACCAGCACGGCCCAGGGCGCGCTCGTCTCGGGGCGGCGGGCAGCGTACGAGGTGCTGCGGGACTTCGGGCTGCCGCTTCCCGAGGAGGACCGGCCGCTCAGCAAGGCGGCGTGAGGGGCGGCGTACGCGAGAGGTACGGCCGCCCGCGCCGGCCGCGGGGCCGTGCGCGGCCGGCCGCCTCGACGTACACCGGCGTCACCCGCCGTCCGCCCGCTTCTCGTCGGGCTTCCCCTCGTGGCCGTCCAGCGGCGTATCGGCGTCGGTGCGGTGGGGCACCGGCCGGGACTCGGGCGCGGTGGTGCCGAGCCTGCCGTTCTGGAAGTCCTCGAAAGCCTGGAGGATCTCCGCCTTGGTGTTCATCACGAACGGGCCGTAGCGGGCGATGGGTTCGCGGATCGGAAGCCCGCCGAGCAGCAGGATCTCCCAGCCGGTGCGGCTGCCGTTGTAGTCCTGTCCGTCCGCGGCCTTCAGGGTCATGGCCTCGCCGGGGCCGAGCACGGCGAGCTGTCCTTCCTCCAGGGGGCGCTGCTCGCTGCCGACGGTGCCGCGCCCGGCCAGTACGTAGACCAGGGCGTTGAACTCCGGCGGCCAGGGCAGCGCGAGCCGCGCGCCGGGGCTGACGGTGGCGTGCACGTAGGTGATGGGTGTGCGGGTCACGCCGGGACCGCGGTGTCCGGCGAGATCGCCCGCGATGAGGCGCAGCAGGCTGCCGCCGTCGGCGCTGGAGAGCAGAACGGTCTGCCCGGCGGTGATGTCCTGGTACTGGGCGGGGGTCCACTTCAGCGACTTGGGCAGGTTGACCCAGAGCTGAACGCCGTGGAACAGGCCGCCCTTCGCGACGAACTCCTGCGGCGGCAGCTCGGAGTGGAGCACCCCGGCACCGGCGGTCATCCACTGCGTGGCGCCCTCGGTGATCAGGCCGCCCCCACCGGTGGAGTCGGTGTGCTCGAAGGCGCCGTCGAGCATGTACGTGACCGTCTCGAAGCCGCGGTGCGGATGCCAGGGCGCGCCCTTGGCCTCGCCCGGCCCGTACTCGACGGCACCGAGGTGGTCCAGCAGCAGAAACGGGTCGGCGAGCGCGAGGTCCATCCCCGGGAACGGCCTGCGGACCTGGAAGCCTTCGCCCTCGAACTGCCGCCGAGCGGTGACGGTCCTGGCCACCTCGCGCCGGCGGACGCCGTCGGCGGGGGACGGGACGCGGGGCAGGGTCAGAGTGTCTGCGGTGACGGCCGGCATGGTGACCTCCTGTGTGCCGGTGAAGCGGTGCGGGAGTGCACACCCGTCAAGATAGTTCGGCTTTCAATTATTCCGCTGGTGTCCCCCGCCCCCGAGACCCGCCCGCGACCCCCGAGGGACATCGGGATCGGGCCCGGGTAAGCGGCCGGGCGCCTCATGCGTCACCGCGCTCACACGGCTCGCGCCGCACCTCCTCGTCAAATCGAACACCTTTCCCAACTTCCCCTGCGACCTGGGAAGTTGGAGGTCCCGTTGTCAGTGCCGGGCGGTATTCTGGAACCAGATACGGCACCAGACCCAGAACCTTCCCCGGACCCAGAACCTTCACCGGACACAGCATCGGAATCGGCTCCGGAGCCGGCCGGTTCGCCTCGTCCGTACGTACGCCTGTCATGTCCGTCCGCACGCCGCACGTCAACACGTAGTCCGCGTCCCGACGTTCACGGAGGTCGCCGATGACCGCAGCCACAGCCAGCAGCCGGACGACGCACGCCCCGACCCTGCCCTTCCCGTCGCCGCACTTCGCCGGACTGCCCAAGAAGCGGCTTCCGGCCGGGCGTCCCCGGGAGTGGTACGTCTCGCACAACCGCCAGTTGAAGGCGATGCGCATAGCCATCGCCCTGCTCGACTCCGGTGTCTACACACCGGCTCAGGCCCGCGACCATACGATCCGCCGCACGGCGGCCCGTATCGGCGTGCACCCGCCGTCCAACACCACGTGCAGGCTTGTGCGTTCACTGCTGCCGTAGGGCTCGTGCGACCCGCGTGCGGGCGGCTCCTCCGCCGGGGTGGGCCGCCCGCACGCACCGGCCGCCGGTCAGACGTCGCCCGGTGCTTCTTCGCCCTTCGCGCGCTCCTCGCGCCATTCGCTCACGACTCGTTCCACGTCGTACGGCGTCAGATTGAGCGGAGGGCCGGAGAGCGGGCGGCGGATCGCCTCGCGGATCTTGTCGTTGACCGCCTCGACGATGCGCCGCACCTCCTCCTCCGACCCTGCGCGCGACGCCGCCTTACGAGCCTCCTCCGCCTCCTTGCGCAGGGCCAGGGAGGCCGGGAGATGGGAGACGCCTTCGTCGCGCAGCTTCCGCTTCAGCCACCAGTTCTCGTCGTAGGGGGCTCCGGCGTCGG from Streptomyces marispadix includes:
- a CDS encoding DUF4240 domain-containing protein, which codes for MDETEFWALIDSTREDAEGDPEEQADLLIERLTRLDPDAVMFFARHFESRYNRANQWDLWAAAWILLDGVSDDAFDAFRCWLIGQGRHVFESAAHDADSLADVLEGFDEELDGDAEDLGYAADEAYEQLTGTVMPDLGLPEPPEDPTGVSLNLEDDTALAERLPKLWDRFRG
- a CDS encoding TIGR01777 family oxidoreductase, producing the protein MRIAVTGSTGLIGTALCRSLRADGHDIVRLRRRSSQEARRYETAGRAPAAGGPPPSEVMWDPKGHWVEPGGTSGTQGPGGGLAGCDAVVHLAGAGVGDRRWTPAYKKEIRDSRVLGTATIADAIASLDDPPRTLIVGTAIGYYGDTGDRAVDENAPHGDDFLANLCVEWEEAAAAAQEAGIRTVFARTGLVVAREGGAWGPLFRLFKAGVGGRMGSGRQYWSHIALHDHIAALRHLLERDDLSGPFNLTSPEPVTNREATAAMGRVLHRPTLLAVPAPVLRAALGEFSKDVLGSQRVLPKRLLDSGFDFAFPAIEDAVRAAMR
- a CDS encoding J-domain-containing protein; the encoded protein is MTERKPPGIDFETWVDRQIREAQERGAFEDLPGAGKPLPDAGAPYDENWWLKRKLRDEGVSHLPASLALRKEAEEARKAASRAGSEEEVRRIVEAVNDKIREAIRRPLSGPPLNLTPYDVERVVSEWREERAKGEEAPGDV
- a CDS encoding NAD(P)/FAD-dependent oxidoreductase translates to MGFSDIPPPGRTRTPDADVVVVGAGLAGLAAANHLTEAGLDVTVLETTSRVGGRMATEHVDGYLLDRSGRLLCNDWPEFGRLPALSGLEMRPFAPGALLRADGRTHRIGDLRRAVGRLPLGLAARDVPADAPRTAPSDATTRAGRAERTDRRTRGALTTARALTGARSRTSWGISRRGQGRGLSRQGQGKTGALDHARLRSALARFAAVPRDRLLTRTELPAAQALSARGLPARTVGSLVRPLLSALLCDPALTTSSRVADLTLRGFVRGGCALPAGGMAAVPELLAAALPEGTVRTDVTALSVTTNSVTTRDHGTLACRAVVVATNAADAGELLPGLRVPDFHPVTVLHHAVDEVLPLPPSLLVDGDASRQGPVSHSWAASAVDPARARPGRSTLVTSVVLGAAAGEPVAELDAASRTQLATLHGVPAGRWSLIAAHQDPQAVPAMPPPHDLRRPVRVLSGLYVCGEHRDTSTAQGALVSGRRAAYEVLRDFGLPLPEEDRPLSKAA
- a CDS encoding pirin family protein, with amino-acid sequence MPAVTADTLTLPRVPSPADGVRRREVARTVTARRQFEGEGFQVRRPFPGMDLALADPFLLLDHLGAVEYGPGEAKGAPWHPHRGFETVTYMLDGAFEHTDSTGGGGLITEGATQWMTAGAGVLHSELPPQEFVAKGGLFHGVQLWVNLPKSLKWTPAQYQDITAGQTVLLSSADGGSLLRLIAGDLAGHRGPGVTRTPITYVHATVSPGARLALPWPPEFNALVYVLAGRGTVGSEQRPLEEGQLAVLGPGEAMTLKAADGQDYNGSRTGWEILLLGGLPIREPIARYGPFVMNTKAEILQAFEDFQNGRLGTTAPESRPVPHRTDADTPLDGHEGKPDEKRADGG
- a CDS encoding SDR family oxidoreductase, encoding MSTTGALTGKVALVAGATRGAGRAMAVELGRAGATVYATGRTTREHLSEVGRASETIEGTAELIEEAGGTGVAVPTDHLEPDRVRELIERIDREQGRLDVLVNDIWGGDRLVQWDSKMWEHDLEQGLRILRLGVESHIVTSRFAIPLLIRRPGGLVVEVTDGTEEFNGPRYRKPFYYDLAKYAPLRMARALAQELPEHGATAVCLTPGWLRSEFMLDTAFKVTEENWREGTAQNPHFAISESPLFVGRAVTALAADPDVSRFNGCSLSSGGLAQEYGFADADGSAPDAWRYIAEVEQEGKPADVTGYR